The following are from one region of the Amylibacter sp. IMCC11727 genome:
- the hspQ gene encoding heat shock protein HspQ gives MLHAEAKFTIGQVVRHRKHPFRGVIFDVDPTFSNTEEWWESIPEDARPRKEQPFYHLLAENDSSYYVAYVSEQNLVSDTSGAPVDHPEVIAMFGELNNGQYQLDVQMN, from the coding sequence ATGCTGCACGCAGAAGCAAAATTCACGATTGGACAGGTTGTCCGCCACCGCAAACACCCGTTTCGCGGTGTTATTTTTGACGTGGACCCAACTTTTTCCAATACTGAAGAATGGTGGGAAAGCATCCCCGAAGACGCACGTCCCCGCAAGGAACAACCATTTTATCACCTTTTGGCTGAAAACGATTCTTCTTATTATGTGGCGTATGTATCCGAACAAAATCTTGTCTCAGACACGTCTGGCGCACCTGTGGATCACCCAGAGGTCATCGCAATGTTTGGTGAGTTGAACAATGGGCAATATCAGCTCGATGTTCAGATGAACTAA
- a CDS encoding DUF2794 domain-containing protein produces the protein MNMHTVTKFPAGKAPDAIHFHRTELGPIISLYGRMVAAGEWRDYGISALRDVAVFSIFRRTAEHALYRIEKRPKLAGKQGMYCIIGMDGRILKRGNDLKTVLRVLERKLIRAID, from the coding sequence ATGAACATGCACACAGTGACCAAATTTCCTGCTGGCAAAGCTCCGGATGCGATCCACTTTCATCGCACAGAACTTGGTCCGATCATTTCACTCTATGGCCGTATGGTGGCCGCAGGCGAATGGCGTGATTATGGCATCAGTGCCCTGCGCGACGTCGCGGTCTTCTCGATCTTTCGCCGCACAGCCGAACACGCGCTCTACCGCATTGAAAAACGCCCAAAACTGGCGGGCAAGCAGGGTATGTACTGCATTATCGGTATGGATGGCCGTATCTTGAAACGCGGCAATGATCTGAAAACCGTGCTGCGCGTGTTGGAACGCAAACTCATCCGCGCAATTGACTAG